A window of the Harmonia axyridis chromosome 5, icHarAxyr1.1, whole genome shotgun sequence genome harbors these coding sequences:
- the LOC123680041 gene encoding ester hydrolase C11orf54 homolog — protein sequence MKTLLFKAHIFLTLIFQNMALNPSSLPVVHKKLDVVPLEDIQKVLNKGLQTNFQHVEVTLVDCPDLTKKPFTLAKPGIGGSTKLVEVGGPPYLLPKVQRNKVYDLKDIAKLANADNTFIIGAGAGPHPFAGKNCEGIFNLVLENGTVNQQTRIAKVAPVNENCEQEILPNSETRMALLGNLFFSEGKPSKVLKVHAKVRTGKLDFIASIRECLEKEYPDKLVGLGGTFLLKEGQAKQHVMRDFSKTPLNNEEDLNNWLKFYNMSAPLVAVGTLVNGDGGLDLRVQHFHSFSNHGEAGHYHNDITPATVEYLGYFNIGEEIYRIDAPIETHTFGRD from the exons atgaaaacattgcTTTTTAAAGCTCATATTTTTCTCACACTG ATTTTTCAGAATATGGCACTAAATCCATCGTCTTTGCCGGTTGTGCATAAAAAATTAGATGTTGTGCCGCTTGAAGACATACAGAAGG tTTTGAATAAGGGACTTCAGACCAACTTCCAACATGTTGAGGTGACCCTTGTTGATTGTCCAGATCTAACTAAAAAACCGTTTACATTGGCCAAACCAG GAATTGGTGGAAGCACAAAATTGGTGGAAGTTGGTGGACCTCCATACTTACTTCCAAAAGTCCAGAGGAACAAAGTGTATGATCTGAAGGATATTGCAAAATTGGCGAATGCAGACAATACGTTCATCATTGGAGCAGGTGCTGGACCTCATCCCTTTGCAGGAAAAAATTGTGAA GGGATTTTCAACCTAGTACTTGAGAATGGCACTGTCAATCAACAAACAAGAATAGCCAAAGTGGCCCCAGTCAACGAAAACTGCGAACAAGAAATTTTACCAAATTCTGAAACAAGAATGGCACTTTTGGGAAACTTGTTCTTCTCAGAGGGTAAACCAAGCAAG GTTTTGAAGGTCCACGCCAAGGTGAGGACTGGCAAACTAGATTTTATAGCCAGCATAAGAGAATGTCTGGAAAAAGAGTATCCAGATAAATTGGTTGGACTCGGAGGAACGTTTCTGTTGAAAGAAGGGCAGGCAAAACAGCACGTTATGAGAGATTTCTCGAAAACTCCATTGAACAATGAAGAAGACCTGAATAACTGGCTCAAGTTCTATAACATGTCCGCTCCTTTAGTTGCAGTTGGTACCCTTGTAAATGGAGATGGG GGATTGGATCTTCGAGTTCAACATTTCCACAGCTTCAGTAACCATGGAGAAGCTGGACATTACCACAATGATATTACTCCCGCGACTGTAGAGTATCTTGGATATTTCAACATTGGTGAAGAAATTTACAGGATTGATGCACCAATAGAAACCCACACATTTGGTAGAGACTGA
- the LOC123680199 gene encoding transient receptor potential cation channel protein painless-like has product MDTKKNISRNNSICPTPEELLLDAVKTNKVQKIKELVKENESLLSVEYPYPHFGKILYVACSEEGIYPETVQLLLQLGAKPFDDTEGQGEIIHVVCRLTNSAVLKILVKYLTREEINHTYRGNNALLLLVKEGEYTNRTEFLECARILVKSGINVNHADLKNFTAILWAIKKDYRDLIEVLLNNSFDLDIDNYTMNGKSARELILSKYPSDLVLPDNFTTIASPKDLLFKYLKSYNEDAFISYNQGDISQYKDADDYTQTLLQLSCQLGLLKATRHLLENKADVRRTTQKQPSPPLELAGEHGHFEIVELLLDNDKSLKVPSSTLSILLNKMNLSESGGKYEKCFEELMKNQDEASLNSGSSKNFQQTPLHYAVKFAKTKHILELLHKGSSLANKNEFGVMAIENIEADVLEQHLDDCVDINDIDKNNIYVTLKYKTLLPSPSRLNTTVEGCEEGKPAYTQNLAPETDAVLYMCQAPYLKHLLTHPVIDTFLLLKWHKINMIFYTNLFFYFLFITSLVTYIFSAFGNFHYISQNESSLATLANVSHFILCVTYVLLVLRELFQILVNPMDYYKDIDNWIEVILIFIVGFMVFLKDPTNDTRKQLSSLAILLSTFELILMVGQYPRLTTNVVMFKRVSTNFIKFLAWYFLLIAAFAMSFFILFSESVEEKQEGDGEGDEENQNFFINPGGALFKTLVMLTGEFDASDMNFHSFPITSKVIFILFVLMIALILLNLLNGLAVSDTQSIKNDAECVGLKARTEHIHYMETMVLGNILPTTVLNFLNKLCCCIPFQENLKIIISQPLSKHISLYPKTEIRIPMSNDFEMMKVDKKGSKKESALAVFNSLKLDKKIQRKIRKVMQNQRMTSNETFVKNKIKQIENDQAKILTILEDIKRRMKQDA; this is encoded by the coding sequence ATGGACACCAAGAAAAACATATCTCGTAACAACAGCATCTGTCCCACACCAGAAGAGCTCCTGCTAGACGCCGTCAAAACCAACAAAGTCCAAAAAATCAAGGAGCTGGTCAAAGAAAACGAAAGTCTACTCTCAGTCGAATACCCCTACCCTCATTTTGGAAAAATCTTGTACGTAGCATGTTCCGAAGAAGGTATATATCCAGAAACAGTCCAACTCCTCCTACAACTAGGCGCGAAACCTTTCGATGACACAGAAGGCCAAGGAGAAATCATCCACGTGGTGTGTAGACTCACCAACTCAGCAGTTCTTAAGATACTCGTCAAATACTTGACCAGAGAAGAGATAAATCACACTTATCGAGGCAATAACGCTTTGTTACTACTAGTTAAAGAGGGAGAATACACCAACAGGACTGAATTTCTGGAATGTGCAAGAATTCTTGTTAAATCCGGCATCAACGTCAACCACGCTGACCTGAAGAACTTCACTGCAATCCTATGGGCCATCAAGAAGGACTACAGGGATTTAATTGAGGTGCTTCTGAATAACAGCTTCGATTTGGACATCGACAACTACACAATGAATGGTAAAAGTGCCAGAGAGCTGATATTATCTAAATACCCCAGTGATCTAGTGTTACCAGACAATTTCACCACCATTGCCAGCCCCAAAGACCTCCTCTTCAAATACTTGAAGTCCTATAATGAAGACGCTTTTATCAGTTACAACCAAGGTGATATTTCCCAGTACAAAGATGCAGACGACTACACCCAAACCCTTCTTCAGTTGAGCTGCCAACTTGGACTGTTGAAAGCCACAAGACACCTCTTAGAAAACAAGGCAGACGTCCGTAGAACCACGCAGAAACAGCCTAGTCCCCCCTTGGAATTAGCTGGTGAACATGGTCACTTCGAAATAGTAGAACTCCTCCTAGACAACGACAAAAGCTTGAAGGTCCCAAGCTCAACGCTATCGATCCTGTTGAACAAGATGAACCTCAGTGAATCTGGCGGAAAATACGAGAAGTGCTTCGAGGAACTTATGAAAAACCAGGATGAGGCATCTCTGAATTCTGGATCAAGCAAGAATTTCCAGCAGACCCCTCTGCATTACGCTGTGAAGTTCGCCAAGACCAAGCACATCTTAGAACTTCTTCACAAAGGCTCTTCCCTTGCTAACAAGAACGAGTTTGGAGTGATGGCCATCGAGAACATAGAAGCTGACGTGCTGGAACAACATTTAGACGACTGCGTGGATATTAACGATATCGACAAAAACAACATTTACGTCACTTTGAAGTACAAGACTTTGCTGCCGTCTCCTTCAAGACTGAACACAACTGTGGAAGGCTGCGAGGAAGGAAAACCTGCATATACCCAAAATCTAGCCCCTGAAACCGACGCCGTATTGTACATGTGCCAGGCACCCTACCTGAAGCACCTTTTAACCCACCCTGTGATAGATACATTCCTGCTGTTGAAGTGGCACAAGATCAACATGATCTTCTACACTAATTTATTCTTTTACTTTCTATTCATCACATCGCTTGTTACTTATATATTTTCTGCATTTGGAAACTTTCACTATATTTCGCAGAACGAATCTTCCTTGGCCACTCTGGCGAATGTCAGCCATTTCATCCTTTGTGTTACCTACGTGTTGCTTGTGTTAAGGGAATTGTTTCAAATACTAGTCAACCCGATGGATTATTACAAAGATATCGACAACTGGATCGAGGTGATTTTAATTTTCATCGTCGGTTTCATGGTCTTCTTGAAGGACCCTACCAATGACACCAGAAAACAGCTTTCGTCCCTGGCCATCTTACTATCCACTTTCGAGTTGATCCTAATGGTTGGACAATACCCTAGGCTCACAACCAACGTGGTGATGTTCAAGAGGGTCTCAACAAACTTCATAAAATTCCTCGCCTGGTATTTCTTGCTGATCGCTGCTTTTGCCATGAGTTTCTTCATACTTTTCAGTGAGAGCGTCGAGGAAAAACAAGAAGGAGATGGGGAAGGTGACGAAGAGAACCAAAACTTCTTCATAAATCCTGGTGGAGCCCTGTTCAAAACCTTGGTGATGTTGACTGGTGAATTTGACGCGAGTGATATGAACTTCCATTCGTTCCCCATAACCAGCAAGGTGATCTTCATACTCTTCGTTTTGATGATCGCTTTGATCCTCTTGAATCTGCTCAACGGTTTGGCGGTCAGCGACACCCAAAGCATCAAAAATGACGCAGAGTGCGTGGGACTGAAGGCAAGAACTGAGCACATCCACTACATGGAAACCATGGTCTTGGGCAACATTCTTCCAACCACAGTGTTGAACTTCTTGAATAAACTGTGTTGTTGCATTCCATTCCAAGAAAACCTGAAAATTATAATAAGCCAACCGCTGTCCAAACACATCAGTTTGTACCCTAAGACTGAGATCAGAATTCCAATGTCCAATGATTTCGAAATGATGAAAGTGGACAAGAAGGGCAGCAAGAAAGAGAGCGCTTTGGCTGTTTTCAACTCCCTCAAGTTGGACAAAAAGATCCAGAGGAAAATCAGGAAGGTCATGCAGAATCAGAGGATGACAAGTAATGAGACGTTTGTGAAGAACAAAATCAAGCAGATAGAAAACGACCAAGCGAAAATTCTAACGATTCTTGAAGATATTAAGAGGAGAATGAAACAAGATGCgtga
- the LOC123681223 gene encoding U6 snRNA-associated Sm-like protein LSm1 gives MSAMNKPELEGTAHLLDELDKKLMVLLRDGRTLIGYLRSVDQFANLVLHKAIERIHVGKEYGDIPRGVFIVRGENVVLLGEIDREKEANLPLTAVSVDEILDAQRKEQELKQEQQRLVSKALKERGLQLMGDMMTHDDMF, from the coding sequence ATGTCAGCAATGAATAAGCCAGAACTTGAAGGAACAGCTCATCTATTAGATGAGttagataaaaaattaatgGTGTTGTTGAGAGATGGTAGAACATTGATAGGCTATTTGCGCAGCGTGGACCAATTTGCAAATCTGGTCTTGCACAAAGCGATTGAAAGGATTCACGTTGGAAAAGAATACGGAGACATTCCAAGAGGAGTCTTCATTGTTAGGGGAGAAAATGTAGTATTACTTGGTGAAATTGATAGGGAAAAAGAAGCTAATTTGCCTCTTACTGCTGTGTCAGTTGATGAAATACTCGATGCACAAAGGAAAGAGCAGGAGCTAAAACAGGAGCAACAGAGGTTGGTTAGTAAGGCCTTAAAAGAGAGAGGATTACAACTTATGGGTGATATGATGACACACGATGATATGTT